The following proteins are encoded in a genomic region of Sphingopyxis macrogoltabida:
- a CDS encoding replication initiator protein A — translation MFFTLPDFSDISLRDYQETMQRPFFSLSKKKRLKPIEYLSPDKSVTVHVSANPAYGMATIWDADIMIYLASHLNELRERGDNDLSPTIRVQPGDLLKRICWGVSGRAYERLIAALDRLQATTIKTNIRANSKSRETTFSWIDSYTHLVDERTQRSLGMEITLSKWFFDGVMDKRNVLAISPLYFEITSGLGKWLYRAARKHAGGNGPEGFTIGFETLHQKSGSESSLPSFKNKILELARANNLPDISLEVIGAETPRPKLKMVMRRHLEKPSGKIEDSGSVTTESRAQRIQRATPEKAAKVSPPPEFVDPALVRKLLATTSASLRPEQQADASAALDSNASQSQSRRRGGGAQDTLDPEIYQAIRSECPGWDLDVLMRQFDSFLNSNPHELPRNYSKRFYGFMKKHHERNKHTLPGF, via the coding sequence ATGTTCTTCACGCTGCCTGATTTCAGCGACATCTCGCTGCGGGACTATCAGGAGACCATGCAGCGTCCTTTCTTCAGCCTTTCGAAGAAGAAGCGCCTGAAACCCATTGAGTACCTCAGTCCGGATAAGTCGGTCACCGTGCATGTATCAGCCAACCCAGCCTATGGGATGGCGACCATCTGGGATGCAGATATCATGATCTATCTGGCGTCCCACCTCAACGAATTGCGCGAGCGGGGTGACAACGACCTGTCGCCGACCATTCGTGTTCAACCTGGCGATCTTCTCAAGCGAATCTGCTGGGGTGTAAGCGGGCGCGCTTATGAGCGACTGATCGCAGCGCTTGATCGTCTTCAGGCCACGACGATCAAGACGAACATCCGCGCGAACTCCAAATCCCGCGAGACCACATTTTCGTGGATCGATAGCTATACTCATCTCGTTGATGAACGAACCCAGCGTTCGCTTGGGATGGAAATCACGCTTTCCAAGTGGTTCTTCGACGGGGTCATGGACAAGCGAAATGTCCTTGCGATTTCGCCTTTGTATTTCGAGATAACGAGCGGACTTGGGAAATGGCTCTACCGCGCCGCTCGCAAGCACGCTGGTGGCAATGGGCCAGAAGGTTTCACGATTGGCTTCGAAACTCTTCATCAGAAAAGCGGCAGCGAAAGCTCCCTACCCTCGTTCAAGAACAAGATTCTTGAATTGGCGCGAGCTAACAACCTGCCGGATATCAGTCTGGAGGTCATTGGAGCAGAGACGCCGCGTCCAAAGCTGAAGATGGTGATGCGTCGCCATCTCGAAAAACCTTCTGGAAAAATCGAGGATAGTGGCTCTGTCACCACGGAGAGCAGAGCCCAGCGCATTCAGCGCGCAACCCCCGAAAAGGCAGCCAAGGTCAGCCCTCCGCCGGAATTCGTTGATCCTGCCCTCGTGCGCAAGCTCCTTGCAACAACGAGTGCGAGCTTGCGCCCCGAACAGCAAGCCGATGCATCAGCCGCATTGGACAGCAACGCAAGCCAATCTCAGTCACGACGGAGGGGAGGGGGCGCGCAGGACACTCTTGATCCCGAAATCTATCAGGCCATCCGTTCTGAATGTCCTGGTTGGGATCTCGATGTGCTGATGCGGCAATTCGATTCCTTTCTGAACAGCAATCCCCATGAGTTGCCAAGGAACTACTCGAAGCGGTTCTACGGCTTCATGAAGAAGCACCACGAGCGCAACAAGCATACGCTTCCGGGCTTTTGA
- a CDS encoding site-specific integrase has translation MNDHSNKALRPSDAVALEPLGNSIPPQLAAEIEAARSYRARSKAANTVRAYDSDWRQFEEWCWTRDLEPMPAMPEAVATYLASLAQAGRADSTIGRHLAAIAWQHRQAGQVAPQHRDPRDVIGDTLAGIRREQRARPTRKKSAILAADLARMIAVAEGQSPRAIRDRAVMALGLAAALRRSELVALQLADLELVREGLKLTIRHSKTDQEGAGQVIAVPSGKVLKPGPRLNEWLSVRGGEAGPLFYRTDAQGLMTKEPMSDRSVARLIQRYADKVGLDPAGVGAHSLRSGFLTEAAKAGASLPKMQEVSRQKKVEVLLGYVRDAALFDNHAGESFL, from the coding sequence TTGAACGATCACAGCAACAAGGCTTTGAGGCCTTCAGATGCCGTCGCGCTCGAGCCGCTGGGGAATTCGATCCCGCCGCAGCTGGCGGCTGAGATCGAAGCGGCTCGCTCATACCGGGCGCGGTCCAAGGCGGCCAACACGGTCAGGGCCTATGATAGTGACTGGCGCCAGTTTGAGGAATGGTGTTGGACGCGCGATCTTGAGCCTATGCCTGCCATGCCGGAGGCAGTGGCCACATACCTTGCCTCGCTGGCACAGGCGGGGAGGGCGGACAGCACCATCGGGCGGCATCTTGCAGCTATCGCTTGGCAACACCGGCAGGCGGGACAAGTCGCACCCCAGCATCGCGATCCGCGCGATGTCATTGGCGACACACTTGCAGGGATCCGCCGCGAGCAGCGTGCGCGCCCGACGCGGAAGAAGAGCGCAATTCTGGCCGCCGATCTAGCCCGAATGATCGCAGTGGCCGAAGGCCAGAGTCCGCGAGCGATACGCGACCGGGCGGTGATGGCCCTTGGGCTGGCGGCGGCACTGCGGCGTTCCGAACTGGTCGCGCTGCAACTCGCTGACCTCGAGCTGGTCCGGGAAGGGCTCAAGCTGACGATCCGGCATTCCAAGACCGACCAGGAGGGGGCAGGGCAGGTCATCGCGGTTCCCTCAGGCAAGGTGCTAAAGCCCGGTCCCCGCCTCAACGAATGGCTGAGCGTAAGGGGAGGAGAGGCGGGCCCCCTATTTTATCGAACCGATGCTCAGGGCTTGATGACGAAGGAGCCTATGTCTGATCGCTCGGTGGCGAGGTTGATCCAGCGGTATGCGGACAAGGTTGGACTCGATCCTGCTGGAGTGGGAGCGCACTCCCTTCGGTCGGGGTTCCTGACCGAAGCTGCAAAGGCAGGGGCCTCATTGCCGAAGATGCAGGAAGTCTCGCGCCAGAAGAAGGTTGAAGTGCTGCTCGGCTATGTCCGCGACGCAGCGCTGTTCGACAATCATGCTGGGGAGAGTTTTCTTTAG
- a CDS encoding WGR domain-containing protein, producing the protein MLEHDQNECHIWLEAKNPDLNVARRYAISRSQDLFGVAIVEFSWGRIGTRGQRRKLSFADPGRAKKFVEQLLRRRASSQNRIGVCYREVFRGP; encoded by the coding sequence ATGTTAGAGCATGATCAGAACGAGTGTCACATTTGGCTCGAAGCCAAAAATCCCGATCTCAATGTTGCACGGCGCTATGCCATATCTCGGAGCCAAGACCTGTTCGGTGTTGCGATTGTTGAATTCTCGTGGGGCCGGATTGGAACGCGTGGACAGCGACGTAAGTTGTCATTCGCTGACCCGGGCAGGGCGAAAAAGTTCGTAGAGCAGCTGCTACGCCGCAGAGCGAGCTCACAAAATCGAATTGGCGTTTGCTACCGGGAAGTATTCCGGGGTCCATGA
- a CDS encoding 3'-5' exonuclease: MNESTPNLEELAHLLCASGDYRVQRRLSPRSTVTPPDGTPTKSAIVIDVETTGLDLEKDEIIELAMIPFTYALDGRVFEIGQTFHRYQEPSTPISPEITRITGITDSMVAGHKIDVAEVATFAGPAALVIAHNAAFDRRFAERLSDVFTTKPWACSMSQIDWAAEGFEGTKLHYLAAGAGFFYDRHRAEHDCRAVIELLASDLPVTNRTALASLLDSARLPTWRIWAENAPFDLKDALKARGYRWNGDGNPNPRAWYIDVNDAQREAEIGFLRREIYLRDVELLVHRMDAYNRFSDRQN; this comes from the coding sequence ATGAACGAGTCCACACCCAACCTTGAAGAACTGGCTCATCTGCTCTGCGCGAGCGGCGACTATCGCGTCCAGCGGCGTTTGTCGCCACGATCGACCGTGACTCCGCCCGACGGCACGCCGACCAAATCAGCAATTGTCATCGACGTTGAGACTACCGGACTCGATCTTGAAAAGGATGAGATCATCGAGTTGGCGATGATACCCTTCACCTACGCCCTGGACGGGCGGGTGTTTGAGATCGGGCAAACATTCCATCGCTACCAAGAGCCTAGCACTCCGATCTCACCAGAAATCACTCGGATTACCGGAATCACCGATTCCATGGTCGCCGGGCATAAAATCGACGTTGCCGAAGTTGCCACGTTCGCAGGTCCGGCGGCGCTCGTGATCGCCCACAATGCTGCGTTCGACCGGCGCTTCGCGGAGCGGCTGAGCGATGTTTTCACGACAAAACCATGGGCATGCTCGATGTCGCAGATCGACTGGGCAGCCGAGGGCTTCGAGGGAACGAAGCTCCACTATCTCGCGGCGGGCGCGGGCTTCTTCTACGATCGGCACCGGGCCGAGCATGATTGCCGCGCAGTGATCGAATTGCTCGCGTCGGATTTGCCGGTCACGAACCGGACTGCACTTGCGAGCTTGCTCGATTCCGCGCGTCTACCGACCTGGCGGATCTGGGCAGAGAATGCCCCGTTCGACCTGAAGGATGCGTTGAAGGCGCGTGGCTATCGCTGGAACGGTGACGGGAACCCCAATCCACGCGCCTGGTACATCGACGTGAACGATGCTCAGCGCGAAGCGGAAATCGGCTTCCTCCGCAGGGAGATCTATCTACGCGATGTCGAGCTGCTGGTGCACAGGATGGACGCCTACAATCGGTTTTCGGACAGGCAAAACTAA
- a CDS encoding MarR family transcriptional regulator gives MRDYPFDNIGIEHNPGLEADELVRSWYSEERRQFLSWISRRGHPPLAHAAKLVMAAKSHSEGFSETYRPADRALERLDALLPTSDPMGTLLEWLAELRTEEIDFLEGGSEIIEVSGFAVTRSAPRGAAWAASLAAAMRPHLFGLGSAPMALAGIMPRALFRELHEDPLPVLLRRALQAAAESAAADLRAMQRAHLQAEGALSGLYASSTAPLAWRLVAGIGPLTRAELARGLEVTKRTASQSVAAMVTAGMASLRTSDGAIVRTDT, from the coding sequence GTGCGCGATTATCCGTTTGATAATATTGGAATTGAACACAATCCGGGGCTTGAGGCCGACGAGCTTGTGCGCTCGTGGTACTCCGAAGAACGCCGTCAGTTCTTGTCGTGGATCAGCCGGCGAGGTCACCCTCCTCTCGCCCATGCTGCCAAGCTGGTCATGGCCGCGAAAAGTCACTCCGAAGGATTCAGCGAGACATACAGGCCTGCTGATCGCGCGCTCGAACGGCTCGATGCGCTGCTGCCGACCAGCGATCCGATGGGCACCCTCCTTGAATGGCTTGCGGAACTGCGAACTGAGGAAATCGACTTTCTTGAAGGCGGCAGCGAGATCATCGAGGTCAGTGGGTTCGCGGTCACACGTTCGGCGCCCCGGGGGGCGGCCTGGGCTGCGTCGCTTGCGGCCGCCATGCGCCCACACTTGTTTGGGCTGGGCTCGGCGCCAATGGCGCTTGCTGGGATCATGCCGCGGGCTCTGTTCCGTGAACTTCACGAGGATCCCCTGCCCGTCCTATTACGTCGTGCGCTTCAGGCTGCTGCTGAGAGTGCAGCCGCAGACCTCCGTGCCATGCAAAGGGCTCACCTGCAGGCTGAGGGAGCACTTTCAGGCCTCTACGCCTCGTCGACGGCTCCCCTGGCTTGGCGTCTTGTAGCCGGCATCGGACCTCTTACCCGTGCGGAGCTTGCCAGAGGCCTTGAGGTGACCAAGCGAACCGCGTCACAATCAGTTGCGGCTATGGTGACTGCCGGCATGGCCAGTCTTCGAACTTCCGATGGCGCAATCGTCCGAACGGACACGTGA
- a CDS encoding ATP-dependent nuclease, which yields MHISRLQLVNYRNFERANVVFNKGVNTIIGENGSGKTNLFRAIRLLLDDTLLRSAYRLDEKDFHRGLGDWRGHWVIISLEFEDVSQDEAIQSLFLHGTGNIADGTIGRATYNLIFRPKVAIRRSFGDLPVGDTSGLAAVRSKITLDDYETIFTGKSVADFRDPATYKELVGDFDAVEFPQELSNPAIGGVIPGMLSISREVCFTFVQALRDVVADFQNNRTNPLLTLLKGRSGEIDAASFQPISALVKGLNDAIEGLPDVGTIRADIRETITDAAGGTYSPRSLSIRSDLSDEADRLFQSLKLFVGESDEQYEGAIHELSLGGANLIYLTLKLLEFKYQKQKESFANFLVIEEPEAHIHTHIQKTLFDRLNYDDTQVIYSTHSTHISEVSNVENINILGRQGGRCDVFQPSAGLDSGQIGNIQRYLDAVRSNLLFAKSVVLVEGDAEEILIPILVKRVLGLSLDELGISLINIRSTGFENVAVLFHDDRIRKRCAIITDLDRAFIDTDDDILDSEEDAAAKKKALGSQVAGLRREAALKLLCDGNPWLTAHFADNTFEVDFVAAGNAGTVVSVLSDIYKDAGTIAVSKEELESGDIERFGTRVLTMARYAGKGWFAIILGRMITPETVIPDYILDAIFQAHLPVTTQTWANVLEYRVGVLAQSDIHAPEAITAMREQIRRYSRGEIDFAGVRSEMLTAFPADGINVILASF from the coding sequence GTGCATATTTCGAGACTACAGCTGGTCAATTACCGGAATTTCGAGCGAGCGAACGTCGTCTTCAACAAGGGCGTCAACACGATCATCGGCGAGAACGGGTCGGGCAAAACCAACCTGTTCCGAGCAATCCGCCTCCTGCTCGACGACACTTTGCTACGGTCGGCGTATCGGCTCGATGAGAAGGACTTTCATCGTGGATTGGGAGACTGGCGCGGTCACTGGGTGATCATCAGCCTCGAGTTCGAGGACGTATCTCAAGATGAGGCGATCCAGTCCCTATTTCTGCACGGCACCGGCAACATCGCGGACGGCACCATTGGCAGGGCGACGTACAACCTGATCTTTCGGCCCAAGGTAGCGATCCGGCGGAGTTTTGGTGATCTCCCCGTTGGCGATACCTCCGGCCTTGCCGCCGTCAGATCCAAGATCACGCTCGACGATTACGAGACCATATTCACCGGCAAGAGCGTCGCGGATTTCCGCGATCCCGCTACCTATAAGGAACTCGTCGGAGATTTCGACGCGGTGGAATTCCCCCAGGAGTTGTCGAATCCTGCGATTGGGGGTGTGATCCCAGGGATGCTTTCGATCTCGCGCGAAGTGTGCTTCACGTTCGTCCAAGCGCTCCGTGATGTTGTCGCTGATTTTCAGAACAACCGGACCAATCCGCTGCTCACCCTGCTCAAGGGCAGGAGTGGCGAGATTGATGCGGCGAGCTTTCAACCGATCAGCGCTCTGGTCAAAGGGCTGAATGACGCGATCGAGGGTCTTCCCGATGTCGGGACCATTCGCGCTGATATCCGCGAGACCATCACCGATGCGGCGGGCGGAACCTATTCACCGCGCTCGCTCTCGATTCGCTCGGACCTATCCGATGAGGCGGACCGCCTGTTCCAGTCGCTCAAGCTGTTTGTGGGCGAATCCGATGAGCAATATGAAGGCGCGATCCATGAGCTCAGCCTAGGCGGCGCGAACCTCATCTACCTGACGTTGAAGCTGCTCGAGTTCAAATATCAGAAGCAGAAGGAGTCTTTCGCTAACTTCCTCGTCATCGAGGAGCCGGAGGCGCACATCCACACCCATATCCAGAAGACGCTTTTCGACCGCCTGAACTATGACGACACTCAGGTCATCTATTCGACTCACTCGACCCACATTTCCGAGGTAAGCAACGTCGAGAACATTAATATCCTTGGTCGACAAGGCGGACGATGTGATGTCTTCCAGCCGTCCGCGGGTCTGGATTCTGGCCAGATAGGCAATATTCAGCGTTACCTCGACGCGGTTCGCAGCAATCTGCTTTTTGCAAAGAGCGTGGTGCTCGTCGAAGGCGATGCCGAGGAAATTCTCATACCGATTCTGGTGAAGAGAGTCCTCGGGCTGAGCCTGGACGAGCTCGGCATCAGCCTAATCAACATCCGCAGCACCGGCTTCGAGAATGTGGCGGTCCTGTTCCACGACGATCGCATTCGCAAGCGCTGTGCGATCATCACCGATCTCGATCGCGCCTTCATCGATACGGACGATGACATTCTCGACAGCGAAGAAGATGCCGCAGCGAAGAAGAAGGCGTTGGGGTCGCAGGTTGCAGGCCTTCGGCGCGAAGCGGCGCTCAAGCTGCTGTGCGACGGCAATCCATGGCTCACGGCTCATTTCGCTGACAATACGTTTGAGGTCGATTTCGTGGCCGCTGGCAACGCGGGGACAGTCGTATCGGTTCTCAGTGACATCTATAAAGACGCTGGAACAATCGCGGTATCAAAGGAGGAGCTGGAATCCGGCGATATCGAGCGCTTCGGAACGCGCGTTCTGACGATGGCCCGCTACGCTGGCAAAGGGTGGTTTGCGATCATCCTCGGACGAATGATCACGCCGGAGACGGTCATTCCCGACTATATCCTTGATGCGATCTTCCAGGCGCATCTGCCTGTCACGACCCAGACATGGGCAAACGTGCTGGAGTATCGAGTTGGCGTTCTCGCTCAGTCGGACATCCATGCGCCCGAAGCGATCACCGCTATGCGCGAGCAGATCCGCCGTTACAGCCGTGGCGAGATCGATTTCGCTGGCGTTCGATCCGAGATGCTCACTGCATTCCCTGCCGACGGCATCAACGTCATACTCGCGAGCTTTTGA